A window of Rosa rugosa chromosome 7, drRosRugo1.1, whole genome shotgun sequence genomic DNA:
TCGACATTTGAAATCATTCATGGGTGACACAATCAATCGATCATGTATAGCCCGAACCCTTAGGAGCTTGTGATGTTCTTGTGATTATTCTTGCACACTGGAATTATGATATATTGCCTCGACTGAATTAATTCGATCACAGAAAGAACACTACTGCATTAAACTGAACTTTCCATCTGCTATCCTCTTCAAAGACAGTTTTGTCACGAATAAAGTTAGGTGAACCACTTTCTTGGGATCACCTAAATGACTGTATTTCACTTTATGTGGCAGCTGATATAGTCAGATATTTCTTTCATATCCCGGATTGCAGCACCCAGAGAGCATCTGGAAAAATGAAACGCTTGACTCTTGCTGCAAACATGGAAAAGAAAACATCAACAAACAGAGCACAAGAATTTGCAGTTCGGGAAATTACTATCAGCCAGGCAATTATAAGGATTTTCTCTGcaacttttaattaattagctAGCAGGCTTAGACACTCACAAAGCCAGAAACCAAGTAATaaggttttgacttttgagcaactaataaaaatataatgacTTGGAACCCAATATCTTGATGGCCAAAAAATGATGAAACAAATAATCTTCCCTTGTTATTTCGAAATAAGAAATAAACCCTACAAAGAAGTCCAACATATTAGTTCATTTAATAGGGAGATTCATGGACCAAGATAAGAATAAATTGAGATATCATACAAAGTTTAATTGGTATTTAAATTAACTTACAGTATCCGATTTAGTACTCTGATTTCCGATGTTTGACCTCCCCATGGTTTCACTtggttttctcttcttctctggGCCTAATTCCTTCCTGGTAAGTGTGTCACTTCGAGTCAAGAATGCTTCATTCATTTTGTTTTCTGGTCCTACTTTATTGCTGACCTTGCTGGACTGAAATGTTCCTTGGACTAATTCAGCAGTACCATTTGGACCTTGACGACCACTTTCTTTCCTCCCTTCGTTTTTCTGAGCATAGGGTGAATTAGAATAGGACTTGGCCAAATCTATGGAAAAATATGCATCACTAAATTGATTACTCGGAGTCAGAGTCGTGTCTTCAGAGACAGGAGCTGATGAATCTCGATACAAAAATTGTGGTCTTGGGTTCTGAGCGATGGTATCGGGCATGTTTGCTTCTGTAATCTGATGTGATCCACTTCTTACAAATCCATGCCTTACCAACTGCAATAGCTCCTTGCCTTCAATATTGTAACTTTGAGAACTGTCAAGAAGTTTTTGATCAGAAATGCCACAAGAAAGATGAGCATCAAACTCACATATGTGACACCTATAGAGCCATCCATCATAAGCAGGCTCACTGCAGATATCGCAGCACAAATCGCAGGGGGgcaaaaatgacaattttaacGCGTGAGGGTGTGATGAAGTTGCAATAGAGAAAGGCAGGATGGAGCACAAGCTATGGTAGTAGAGGCCACATTCCGCACAATGATAGTAAAAGCCGGCAACATGCTTTCCACAAGCCTTGCAATTTATAGCTCCTTTGCTTGAAGGTGAAGCATGGAGATTCAAATAGTGGTTTGGATGTGCCGGGTGGCGAGTTTTTCGAGGCATATTGTAGCAAACTTGGTGTAGGAAAAATGGGCATTTTCTGCAGCTGTAGTAGTCCTTACCGGGGAGTATCATCAGATTGCAGCCTGCACATGTATTGTTTTGCTTGGGAGGTGAATTGGTTTGCTCTAGTGAATGTTCATGGCTAAAGTGGTAAAAGTTGAGCTTCTCTTCCACTCTTTCCATTGCTTTAATTTGTTTGCTCCTATCTGTCTCAGGCAATCTCTTTTCTGATTTGAGATTTAAGTGTTTGGCTTTCAACTATTTCTTGAAATATCCGCACCCGGACCTCCTATTTTTGAAGCCAGTTTTAGGCATCATTGGCATATTACATGTTCTTTTGCAAATTCCAAGGCTATGTTTAAAAGGAGTAAGATTCTTCACCGTTTCAGGCACTTCAGAAATGTTTCTTTGGCCGGCAGATGTGTAGTCCAAAtccaatgattttttttattaagatTGAAGATAGAAGAGCAACAATGCTCTCCATCTCCCCTttatttcaaaagaaagaaaatgaaacacATAAGGGGGGGGACGTAAAGACTTACCCCACAAAAGCAAACGGAAATCGAAGCTAACTCTAACCCCAACTAACGAAAACGAAAATTGGAAAGACCTAAATAATCTCTATTACATAACGATGAAACAAAATCTGGAGGGAAATCCCACCAAACCAAACCTGCCGAAGAAATACCAAAATTTGCAAAAGCATCTGCAACTTAGTTAGTCCAAATCCAATGATTGATAAGAGCGAGTGACATTTTTGCACCATTTATCGTCGAAGGTTTTTCAAATGAAGATAACTTGCTACCCTTTCAAAGCTAATATATTGCCCTTTCGTCGTTATTTTAATGGATCGAAGCACTTTTCTTATAGGGTTCTTACATTTGTTGGCTCAGCAATATGAAGGCAAGGCTAGGTAGCTTAGAAAGAGTCATGTCAagggatcattttttttttcaaggcaATAATTTTTAAAAATTCCCAAATAATAGATTGCGGGCTTTCAAGATGTCTATTATGCTTTCTGAATTTTCTTTGCACATTTGAACATCATTACACGAACTTTTACAAAGATATTGATGCACGAGCAACTTTGACGCAGAcggattgataactaggtttaccagcaataaacctaagcaaaagggttctggagtccaccagagataaaaagagaataatctcaattttattgataataagatAAAAGATGCGTTCTACAGCCTTAAGGcggcttatttataagaaaataaaccctagagcgactaacaatgaaaccctaaagcccatgggtaaaaacaaaaacaacccaaaaataactaggaaaaccaaaacaccggaaaatagaaaaatgtagttttgaggccctaaatgaccccgaaagcccgaaaaaggtcaCAAGTCGTGGCAAAGCgacgagtttgatttctggcgcgattccctttccggaaaggtaaggtgcgtcccaaacggactccgtggagctgtttcgcgtctactagtcacttttcgttttcctcctttagcacgatccaactgttcttcaaattgggctgccatctgttctgcatcaaACTTTCTCTACTAAAACTATCATTGGGAAAATTGAAATGGAGATCGATCCGTAAatttctaaagaaaatatacattTGTAAGTTTCCAAGTATGTATAGCTCATTATCTTATTATTTCTAAATggaaaaaatatcattttagtcactcaactttcacttgattgacactttggttattcatgtttataaaatctcactttagtcacccaactttaactctgactatcactttagtccgtCAGTGAattttttcgataaaaaaagtcacatgacacctaacatgccattttttaagggttatttCCGTCCTATAATTTCATAAAATTTCAACCTATATTCAAACCAAAGGTCTCACATCTCTTCAACATCTTAAAATAACCCTTGAAAAATGGCATGAGAGGcgtcatgtgactttttttattggaaaaattcaccggtggactaaagtgatagtcggagttaaatttgagtgactaaagtgagattttataaacatgagtgaccaaaATGTCAATCAAacgaaagttgagtgactaaaactaTATTTTTTCCTTTCTAAATAAATACAATTTAATTTGCAGAGTTTGATTAATTGCGTAACAGCTTAAGAATTTCATAATTAAGTTCGCTCATTTCTATATTTTATCACTCTTTTGCTTGCCTTTGCTCTCTGAATGTAAAAAAACAATAAGCAAGTAGAAATGGACCAAGTTACCCAAGAACTTGACAAAAATCCAATAATGAAGCTACAAAAATGTAGTAAAAATTACTTACATAAGTATCAGACGTACTGTAGTTCTGGTGTGACGGCGCTCTAGTGGTGGTTGATCATGGAAATGGTATTCTCGAGTTAATGTTGTGTCTGATGTGGTTCGTTTATGACTCTCTGATGGCTTGGTTTGCTAGGAAATCCGATTAGGATTTTGGTATGTTTTTTGCGGTTGTGGATCACAGCATTGGTCCTCTTGGAGCGTCTTTAAAGGatgagccttttttttttttttttgagggcaacggaagactaatccattgatggtaaatcatacgacctcactcggtcaatcATGAAGGGTACAAACACCCTTCATATTACAATGCATGCTCTCGAAGAGTACTAAATCCGAAGAAATAACTAAAGACCAAACTAACTGCACAAGCAGTCAGACTAAAACCCTAAAGGAAAtgcaaaaactaaaaaccaaagGAAACTAACAACTAAAATTATTCTGATATAACCCTAAATTTCCGCATCTGCCTTGATTAGTTCAGGCCTAAGACCCTCTTGGTGTACCCCTTCACCCGTCAAAGCAGTGAACAGCCTGGATATAGGATCATGTTGAGTCAGCCCACAGAAAGCTCACCAAAAGCCCGGCCCAACTTCAGCCTAAATCAGAAAGAGGAGGGAAAGTGAACTTAAGCCCAACAGCCCAGCCCAACTCCCACTACCCTCACTATGAGTTTGGATCGAAAAGCACCGAAAGCCTAGTAGGTTTAGGTTTCTGTTTCGCTCCGACTTTAGGCTACACGTTTTGGACACTAGTCGTATTTTGCCTTAttagttttcattttgtttatCTCACTTAGTTTAGTGGGTAGAGAGCAGGAATGACCTAATAGGCTTAAAGGAGATGAATTCTCTGACAATTGAACACCAAAGTACATTTTTTGGTGAATAATATACTTCAATAAGTTATAATCCAAGGAAAAGCTCAAGGGCAGACCCAAAATAGACCAACAATACAGCGGTCAAGGAGAGGAAAAATCATCTCTCCAACCTGGTTCAACAAGAACAAGGTAAGGCTAGAGAGAACAAAGATAAGAGTCATAAGACTTACATGGCTGGCTAAGCCAAACGCAATTCATTTAGAACGCGCCTCACGAGAGGcgaaaaggagagagagagtcttcGAGTGTGGCCTCTCCCGACCGAACGCCGCCGGCTCCCTGCCGCTACGTTCTGGCCCGGGAGAGGAGGATAGCCCGGGCTTGCGACATGGTTCTCTGGCAGGGGCTCGGCTCAGGGATGGCGGTGGAAGGTTTGACGACAGAAGGGGCAGATCGAGTTAGATCTCCTCCTCGTCGGTCATgggtgagattgaaggaattatgtcctaaaacaatcattttgatgtaattattattaatcaaaagggcaagtttattg
This region includes:
- the LOC133722600 gene encoding uncharacterized protein LOC133722600 encodes the protein MERVEEKLNFYHFSHEHSLEQTNSPPKQNNTCAGCNLMILPGKDYYSCRKCPFFLHQVCYNMPRKTRHPAHPNHYLNLHASPSSKGAINCKACGKHVAGFYYHCAECGLYYHSLCSILPFSIATSSHPHALKLSFLPPCDLCCDICSEPAYDGWLYRCHICEFDAHLSCGISDQKLLDSSQSYNIEGKELLQLVRHGFVRSGSHQITEANMPDTIAQNPRPQFLYRDSSAPVSEDTTLTPSNQFSDAYFSIDLAKSYSNSPYAQKNEGRKESGRQGPNGTAELVQGTFQSSKVSNKVGPENKMNEAFLTRSDTLTRKELGPEKKRKPSETMGRSNIGNQSTKSDTQESSVSFFQMLSGCCNPGYERNI